The sequence below is a genomic window from Alkalidesulfovibrio alkalitolerans DSM 16529.
ACTAGCCGCCCAGGAGCTGCATGGCCATCCTCGGCAGGCTGTTGGCCTGCGAAAGCATGGCCACGGCGGCCTGCGAAAGGATCTGCTGGCGCACGAACTCGGTCATCTCCAGGGCCACGTCCACGTCGGAGATGCGCGACTCGGAAGCCTGC
It includes:
- a CDS encoding flagellin, translated to LEGIQQAIISKYKIRANLGALQNRLENTITNLQIQAENLQASESRISDVDVALEMTEFVRQQILSQAAVAMLSQANSLPRMAMQLLGG